A window of Nicotiana sylvestris chromosome 8, ASM39365v2, whole genome shotgun sequence genomic DNA:
GACTTGCAAATGATGAGCAATAACCTTACTCTAATGTATCGTCAAATGATTACCAATTCACCATGTCCACAACTCTTTTTCGGTAAGCCATATTGTACGGAAGTTGGACCCAAACCAGGGCAGGGAGCTATTGAAAACATCCCTCATACTCCTGTCCACATTTGGGTTGGTAGTAAGCCTAATGAGAATAACTGTAAAAACGGTGAAGATATGGGAAATTTCTATTCAGCTGGTAAGGATCCTGCTTTCTATAGTCACCATGCAAATGTAGATCGCATGTGGACAATATGGAAAACATTAGGAGGAAAACGCAAGGACATCAACAAGCCAGATTATTTGAACACTGAGTTCTTTTTCTACGACGAGAAGAAAAACCCTTATCTCGTCAAAGTCCGTGACTGTTTGGACAATAAGAAAATGGGATATGATTTCCAAGCAATGCCAACCCCATGGCGTAATTTTAAGCCATTGAAGAAGAGCAAGAGCAAGGTCAATGCACGTTCGGTTCAGTCAGCTACCCAAACATTCCCTATTGCAAAGATTGACAAACCCATAACATTTTCTATCAAAAGGGAAACTTCAGGTACTTTCAACTGTTATTTAAAAGTTTAAACGGTTAGAAATAACACATTTTTAATTACTAAACTTAATTAGATCTATCAGGTAGTTGGATAAAAATAAAGTTTTTGTTTTTCGTGTGACGGTGAAATTTAAAAACATGACCTCATTTCAATCGCTCATGCCATGTTAACTTGCTAGAGAGAGCATATTTTTAATTTGTTAGAGTACACTTTCAATTATTTAATTATATTACGTCTTAACAGGTAGGACTCAGCAGGAGAAAGACGCAAAAGAGGAGATGTTAACTTTCTTGGAACTCAACATTGATCAGCGAAAGCACATAAGGTTTGATGTCTTCATTAACGCAGATGCAAACTCCAACTGGCATGAGCTAGACAGGGCAGAGTTTGCAGGAAGTTACACTGCCTTGCCTCATGTTCATTCAGATCCCAGTAAACCACATGTCGCCCCTGTTGCAAAATTCCAGCTGGCCATTACCGAGTTGCTCGAGGAAATTGGCCTTGAAGATGAAGATGATATAGTGGTGACTCTGGTCCCGAAAACTGGGGGCGAATTTGTCGCCATTAAATCTGCGGTTATTACACTTGAAGCTTGTTGATGATGGCCTGCTCAAGTTTTCTTGTTGTGTCTTGGTGACCTGCATTTGATTTTAATTCCGTTTTATTTATGTTGAAATCAGCTTGATGTTAATGTCATTGCAATTGTTATTCAGGAATAAATCAGTACTGTATTTGGTGTTAGAATCACTTTGTCTATCTTCTTCGAACTTTCTCTTTTTAAGACACTTTTATTTGGAATATAAAATAGGAAGAGAAAAAGATAAACAATATGCCATAGTGCAAAAAGAAATTTTAAACCCACTTGCACTGATCTTGGAAAAAAAGGTTAAAATAATGCAATGACCCTAGACTCTTCTTAACTCTTTATGCATAAGATTTAACATGTAGATCTGGAAGCTATCATCAATAACCTTGAAATAGCAGCTCCTAAGACATCTCCAAGGCTACTCTAATTTGGTGCAAGAAATAGTGTTTTTTTGCTCCAATACAACACTAATTCTTGCATTATTATAGAGCATGAATAGTGTTGCATCAAATTTGGAGCAACACTATTCATCACTCTAAATTtggtttaatattattttattcaaTCTTTTTATTTTGTGGacttttaatttatcatatattgtgtatataattaatttttatattaagatctttataattttaattttatatcctattttttgatatattaatttttgtatatattatatttatataaaattataagttaattttattattattataattgtataaaaagaaATTTAATAATGCATTAATCGAGCATTTATGGGAGAATAGAGGCGAAAGTTAAATATTTATGTGGTACTTAAATTAAATTTGACTATGatgtaatatttatttaattatctttTATCAATGATTTTACTTTTAGTTAATTTattctttaaaataattttgtaataaataattatataagtggtgaatatgaattatatataatgaatatggaaaaaagaaaaaatatagtattagtttgaagaaataaaaaatgaaaagtaaataaaagataataatataatatagaagaaagAGAAGACTTAGTATAAAATATGATGTAATGGTTGGAGTAAATTTGATGTTACACCGTTTTGGTGTGAAATTTGGTGCAAGAAATGGTGGTAACTTGGAGATCCTAATGGAATATATATTGAATAATTACTCCACTTGTatcaaaataattatttaaaagaaAAGTGCAATTTCTGACAGAAAGCTATGATTAAAAAAAGCAAGTAGACTTATAAGTATATTAGTAAGTCAGTAACATGTTtcctggaaaaaaaaaaaaagactccACTATGTTTCTACGCTTCGGATTACGAAAAGCCAacgaaagaaaaagcaaaagatgATGAGGGAATCGAGAAGATGACAGTTAATTTTAGAATATTTAAAGTATTAGATATTTAGATCCATATGGTGGATGTTAAGTTAATTTATACTATACATATTGCCAAACTGAGCAATTGAGATCATATCTCAGATGCTCAGTTGAATCTGGGAGAAGATCAAGTATGAAGAACTGTAAAAGATAGAAAAACGTATGCATAGAGGAAGCCAAGAGAGAATAAGAGAATGGAAATGGCTTGGCTTTTATTAGTGACTTATACAAGTATATATACAACTAGTCTGTAAAACCACTCACATAGTAACAAACGGCTAATCCCAAAACTAACTAACTCAATAATAATTAGTTAGCAATTTAACGATGGTTATTCTAATTTCGTCACTCAAAGATGGAAGGTACAAACACA
This region includes:
- the LOC104238423 gene encoding polyphenol oxidase E, chloroplastic-like, coding for MASSVISPVCNSTPLKTPFTSTTKSSSLASTPKPSQLFLRGKRNHSFKVSCKVSNGDENKTVEANSVDRRNVLLGLGGLYGASNVVPLASATPIPAPTTSCSKTGATIKPGVPVPYSCCPPPLKIDPKDIPYYKFPTGSKLRIRPASHAVDEEYMAKYNLAITKMKELDVTDPDDPRGFTAQAKIHCAYCNGAYTVAGKELQIHFSWLFFPFHRWYLYFYERILGSLINDPTFGLPYWNWDHPKGMRLPHMFDQPNVYPDLYDPRRNQEHRGSVIMDLGHFGQDVKGTDLQMMSNNLTLMYRQMITNSPCPQLFFGKPYCTEVGPKPGQGAIENIPHTPVHIWVGSKPNENNCKNGEDMGNFYSAGKDPAFYSHHANVDRMWTIWKTLGGKRKDINKPDYLNTEFFFYDEKKNPYLVKVRDCLDNKKMGYDFQAMPTPWRNFKPLKKSKSKVNARSVQSATQTFPIAKIDKPITFSIKRETSGRTQQEKDAKEEMLTFLELNIDQRKHIRFDVFINADANSNWHELDRAEFAGSYTALPHVHSDPSKPHVAPVAKFQLAITELLEEIGLEDEDDIVVTLVPKTGGEFVAIKSAVITLEAC